The Arachis hypogaea cultivar Tifrunner chromosome 16, arahy.Tifrunner.gnm2.J5K5, whole genome shotgun sequence genome contains a region encoding:
- the LOC112756504 gene encoding protein RESISTANCE TO PHYTOPHTHORA 1, chloroplastic, protein MNTLFSPPSTISGLPHVNTNLPRFHSTIRTTFFPQQQPHSLLRGTLSARATSDEVDTRLQTLDGESQSPLSEEELKLESDATEGTTTTSTSSSAPIDKELKKVAQKTAATFAPRASTATKNPAVPGTALYTVFEVQGYVSMLLGGALSFNLIFPSNEPDIWRLMGMWSIWMFTIPSLRARDCSKNEKEALNYLFLLIPLINVIIPFFWKSFAVVWSADTIAFFGMYAWKFGWLQKTD, encoded by the exons ATGAACACTCTCTTCTCACCCCCTTCAACCATTTCGGGCCTTCCCCATGTGAATACAAATCTTCCTAGGTTCCATTCCACCATCAGAACCACCTTCTTCCCTCAGCAGCAGCCGCACTCTCTGCTCCGCGGCACGCTCTCTGCACGTGCCACTTCCGATGAGGTAGACACACGCTTACAAACACTGGATGGTGAATCCCAATCCCCACTCTCAGAGGAGGAGCTCAAATTGGAATCCGATGCTACCGAAGGAACCACTACCACTTCCACTTCTTCTTCTGCTCCCATCGACAAGGAGCTTAAAAAG GTAGCTCAGAAGACAGCAGCTACCTTTGCACCAAGGGCTTCCACGGCTACAAAGAATCCTGCAGTGCCTGGAACTGCATTGTACACTGTTTTTGAGGTTCAAGGTTATGTATCAATGTTGTTGGGAGGAGCTTTGTCTTTCAATCTGATATTCCCTTCAAACGAACCTGACATTTGGAGATTAATGGGAATGTGGTCCATTTGGATGTTCA CAATTCCTTCTCTACGAGCTAGAGACTGCTCAAAGAATGAGAAGGAAGCTCTCAACTATCTTTTTCTCCTCATCCCATTGATCAATGTTATAATCCCATTCTTTTGGAAGTCCTTTGCTGTTGTTTGGTCGGCAGATACAATAGCCTTCTTTGGAATGTATGCCTGGAAG TTTGGGTGGTTGCAGAAAACGGACTAG
- the LOC112754759 gene encoding RNA demethylase ALKBH10B, with translation MAAVTAAIPRTDPPMVVSDSFAKDAILAWFRGEFAAANAIIDALCSHLAAAASSSDEYDAVFAAIHRRRLNWIPVIQMQKYHSIADVTLELRKVTEKKTATAEEAEAESNGGGDDEKGKVEEEVTESVGNGEGEGEAQQSHEEYESPESEITDSGSQEMHPSLTNISICSNHEECEGRSSLIKLTKGFQAKESVKGHMVNVVKGLKLYEAIFNDSEICKLTDFVNEIHVAGQKGELSGETFILFNKQMKGNKRELIQLGVPIFGQINDAKSNIEPIPALLHGVIDHLIQWKLIPEYKRPNGCIINFFEEGEFSQPFLKPPHLDQPISTLLLSDSTMAFGRILMSENDGNYKGPLMLSLKKGSLLVMRGNSADMARHVMCPSPNRRISITFFRVRPDSNQYQSLTPTVTNAMTLWQPGIASPYAVPNGAVSSYETMDMMPKWGILHAPMVMLTNPVHPMAMNPGKLPGGAGTGVFLPWKVASRKPARHLPPRAQKGRLMALSSPTNSHMGESTSEPSITVGG, from the exons ATGGCGGCTGTAACTGCTGCTATTCCTCGTACCGATCCGCCAATGGTCGTGTCGGATTCCTTCGCCAAGGACGCCATACTCGCCTGGTTCCGCGGCGAATTTGCTGCTGCAAATGCCATCATCGACGCCCTCTGCTCTCACCTCGCCGCCGCAGCCTCATCCTCCGACGAGTACGACGCCGTGTTCGCTGCCATACACCGCCGCAGGCTCAACTGGATTCCCGTCATCCAGATGCAGAAGTACCACTCCATTGCTGACGTGACTCTCGAGCTCCGCAAGGTCACCGAAAAGAAGACGGCGACGGCGGAGGAGGCGGAGGCGGAGAGTAATGGCGGCGGAGACGATGAGAAGGGGAAAGTGGAGGAGGAAGTGACGGAGAGTGTTGGAAATGGCGAAGGCGAAGGCGAAGCTCAACAGAGTCATGAGGAGTATGAATCTCCAGAGAGCGAGATTACTGATTCAG GATCTCAAGAAATGCACCCCAGTTTGACAAACATTAGCATATGTTCCAATCACGAAGAATGTGAAGGACGCTCATCACTGATAAAGTTGACAAAAGGTTTCCAAGCAAAGGAGTCAGTGAAGGGCCATATG gtcaatgttgtgaaAGGATTGAAGTTATATGAAGCCATTTTCAATGACTCAGAAATCTGTAAGCTGACTGATTTTGTAAACGAGATCCATGTGGCTGGCCAGAAAGGGGAACTCTCCG GTGAAACTTTCATACTATTCAACAAGCAGATGAAGGGGAACAAGAGAGAGCTGATTCAGCTAGGTGTTCCAATATTCGGGCAGATAAATGATGCAAAGA GCAACATAGAACCGATTCCAGCACTTCTTCATGGTGTCATTGATCACCTTATACAATGGAAGTTAATTCCAGAGTATAAAAGGCCAAATGGTTGTATCATTAACTTCTTTGAGGAG GGGGAATTTTCTCAGCCATTCCTGAAACCACCCCATCTGGACCAGCCTATATCAACCCTTCTTCTCTCTGATTCAACTATGGCTTTTGGACGTATCCTAATGAGTGAAAATGATGGGAACTACAAGGGGCCACTCATGCTCTCATTGAAGAAGGG GTCTCTTTTAGTGATGAGAGGAAATAGTGCAGACATGGCAAGGCACGTAATGTGTCCATCACCGAACAGAAGGATTAGCATCACCTTCTTTAGAGTGAGGCCAGACTCCAATCAATACCAGTCACTAACTCCTACCGTGACAAACGCAATGACTCTTTGGCAACCCGGCATTGCTAGCCCATATGCTGTGCCAAATGGAGCTGTAAGCAGCTATGAGACTATGGACATGATGCCCAAATGGGGAATACTTCATGCTCCAATGGTCATGCTAACAAACCCTGTACACCCTATGGCAATGAACCCTGGCAAACTTCCTGGTGGCGCTGGGACTGGGGTTTTCTTGCCTTGGAAGGTAGCATCCAGGAAACCTGCAAGGCATCTCCCACCTCGAGCCCAAAAGGGACGCCTTATGGCATTATCATCGCCAACCAATTCACATATGGGAGAGTCAACTTCTGAACCCAGCATTACAGTTGGAGGTTAA
- the LOC112756503 gene encoding exosome complex component RRP4 homolog yields the protein MRGLQLPLSQTQKVRLQNALQQLESLSSKVNSDASVTVADSISVNHEEGVLKGHGTADINGDLVATLCGVVERVNKLVYVRALRSRYKPEVGDIVIGRVVEVSQKRWRLEINYSQDAVLMLSSMNMPDGVQRRRTAVDELNMRSIFEEKDVVCAEVRGFQRDGLHLQARSQKYGKLNRGQLLTVPPYLVKRQKQHYHHLEQYGVDLILGCNGFIWIGEHIEAKDDMVEDQVSHSNRNSASLEEQEKNYTALETRKYICRAANAIRVLSTLGFNMTLEIIKGVIDLSLSLNLDIHDMLGSEFYVQVAEKEAERRSSSKKKR from the exons atgagaggaTTACAGTTACCGTTGAGCCAAACTCAGAAGGTTCGTCTCCAGAACGCTCTGCAGCAGCTGGAGTCGCTCTCCTCCAAGGTCAACTCCGATGCCTCCGTCACCGTCGCCGATTCCATTTCTGTTAACCACGAGGAAGGCGTCCTCAAGGGCCACGGAACCGCAGACATCAACGGCGACCTCGTTGCCACCCTCTGCGGCGTAGTTGAGCGCGTCAATAAGCTCGTCTATGTCCGCGCCCTGCGATCCAG GTACAAACCCGAAGTTGGAGACATCGTCATTGGACGTGTTGTCGAG GTTTCTCAAAAACGTTGGAGGTTGGAGATAAATTACAGTCAAGATGCAGTTTTGATGCTTTCTTCTATGAATATGCCTGATGGTGTCCAG AGACGGCGGACAGCTGTGGATGAACTAAATATGCGTTCAATTTTTGAAGAGAAGGATGTTGTTTGT GCTGAAGTTCGTGGTTTCCAGCGTGATGGCTTACATCTTCAGGCAAGAAGTCAGAAATATGGGAAG CTTAACAGAGGTCAACTGCTAACAGTCCCACCTTACTTAGTTAAGAGGCAAAAGCAACATTATCATCATCTTGAGCAATATGGTGTTGATTTGATACTTGGATGTAATGGATTCATATGGATTGGAGAACATATTGAAGCCAAAGATGACATGGTAGAAGATCAAGTGAGCCATTCCAATAGAAATTCAGCAAGTCTTGAAGAACAAGAGAAAAATTATACGGCATTGGAAACAAGAAAATACATATGCAGGGCTGCTAATGCTATTAGAGTATTATCTACTTTGGGTTTCAATATGACATTAGAAATCATCAAGGGAGTTATTGATTTAAGCCTTTCTCTAAATCTTGATATACATGATATGCTTGGTTCGGAGTTCTATGTTCAGGTTGCTGAAAAAGAGGCTGAAAGGAGAAGCTCAAGTAAAAAGAAGAGGTAG
- the LOC112754760 gene encoding uncharacterized protein, producing MNFFKSILSDDPDPPGSESESDNASHPQNATDPDPSSSDAATATTDHSDGVDGSGWIRFGGLIKTLTSKSESIIETYRRDLQEFGTGLKKEIEVAHGSLETVGQAIDQLGSTVVKGTAQIISQGKEAILAADLDSDNNSNRSTKSPSKDGSSSNLKGYSRFEAQIRAIQGDASTYTDEPEDLEEYGKWKLGFSLEGKDKELEGLLSENEAMESIYKRLVPNSVDNESFWLRYFYKVYKLKKAEDVRARLVTTMSREEEDLSWDVTDVEDDDDEEEEEEGEENVGHGKSKGVIDKEVSGETLAIEGNSELQGGKFGEKGVVETKRLSVEVGGNSSLQSESKEHGNDSVGETKVESSVIAQKADDGSNSCKEVVKEVVESGKNSDYAAGSDEKVIVETKVDDGKPSVVEASKSPAHEEEEDLGWDEIEDLSSIDEKKTSPPRSGSPSKIDVRKRLSVAEEEEDLSWDIEDDDDDAVKS from the coding sequence ATGAATTTCTTTAAATCCATTCTCTCCGACGATCCAGATCCCCCTGGATCCGAATCTGAATCCGACAATGCGTCTCACCCGCAAAACGCAACCGATCCTGATCCCTCCTCATCCGACGCCGCCACGGCCACCACCGACCACAGTGACGGCGTCGATGGCAGCGGGTGGATTCGGTTCGGTGGCCTGATCAAAACCCTAACCTCCAAATCCGAATCGATAATCGAGACGTATCGCCGGGACCTCCAAGAATTCGGCACGGGACTCAAGAAGGAGATCGAGGTCGCCCATGGCTCCCTCGAGACGGTGGGCCAGGCCATCGATCAGTTGGGATCTACTGTTGTCAAAGGAACGGCCCAGATCATCTCCCAAGGTAAGGAAGCAATCCTAGCCGCCGATCTCGATTCCGATAACAATAGCAACAGAAGCACTAAAAGCCCTAGCAAAGATGGTAGTAGCTCGAATTTGAAAGGGTATAGTAGGTTTGAAGCTCAGATTCGTGCTATTCAGGGTGATGCTAGCACTTACACTGATGAGCCTGAGGATTTGGAAGAGTATGGAAAATGGAAATTAGGGTTTTCGTTGGAAGGGAAGGATAAGGAATTGGAGGGTTTGCTTAGTGAGAATGAGGCTATGGAGAGTATTTACAAGAGGCTTGTTCCGAATAGCGTGGATAACGAGAGTTTCTGGTTAAGGTATTTCTATAAGGTGTATAAGCTGAAGAAAGCTGAGGATGTGAGGGCTAGACTTGTGACGACAATGTCAAGGGAAGAGGAGGATTTGAGTTGGGATGTAACAGAtgttgaagatgatgatgatgaggaggaggaggaggagggagaagagAATGTGGGTCATGGTAAATCAAAGGGTGTGATTGATAAGGAGGTTAGTGGTGAAACTTTGGCAATTGAGGGGAATTCTGAGTTGCAAGGTGGTAAATTTGGTGAAAAGGGTGTGGTCGAAACAAAGAGATTGAGTGTGGAAGTGGGGGGGAATAGTTCATTGCAAAGTGAAAGTAAGGAACATGGCAATGATTCTGTTGGGGAAACTAAAGTTGAGAGTTCAGTGATTGCTCAAAAGGCGGATGATGGAAGCAACTCATGCAAGGAAGTCGTGAAGGAAGTGGTTGAATCTGGGAAGAATAGTGATTATGCAGCTGGTTCTGATGAGAAAGTGATAGTGGAAACAAAAGTTGATGATGGAAAACCTTCGGTGGTTGAGGCAAGTAAGAGCCCGGCACACGAGGAAGAGGAGGATCTCGGTTGGGATGAGATTGAGGATCTCAGTAGTATTGATGAAAAGAAGACAAGTCCACCTCGGAGTGGAAGCCCAAGCAAAATTGATGTGCGGAAGCGGCTGAgtgttgcagaggaagaagaagacttGAGTTGGGAcattgaagatgatgatgatgatgctgttaAGTCTTGA
- the LOC112754770 gene encoding probable indole-3-acetic acid-amido synthetase GH3.6 isoform X2 — MMTMLTTSIKWQNMENNIMILLFSLLIPSSASSTGTSSMKPKLIPYFDSTLSQAASFIAHRGSTAVLHRFFPPRPGINKILWFLYADNITTTKCGFKVMAASSYSLQSGKAKPQQLAVYSSPPQVFLGSFVEHQMYCHLLCGLRNLEAIDAIRTPYAVGLVKAFGLLESKWEQLCDDLECGFPSIENSDVAMREPVIKALGGPQPELSNRIRLICGGNNDNWGGIVYRLWPNIRYIRCVCTGSMMQYYPKLKYYAGEVPIVGGDYFASECCVGINLDIMQPPETTRFVILPTAAYFEFLPFNMNEESNDAADETVDLSRVEVGKMYEVVVTTYRGFYRYRLGDVVKVVGFYNKSPEVEFVMRAPKTHAEILTEKDLVSAIENFQLAVRGAMMKIEIVEFASFLDQESQPKQLKVFAEVQEESDFMEDKLEESTMILKRCISSLESGFGALYKVEKDKGQVGNLVVFILRPGAFDKLYEVAIRNGTPASQYKPPKIIRNHEIVTLLQKYSFVTLNDI; from the exons ATGATGACTATGTTGACTACATCAATCAAATGGCAGAACATGGAAAACAACATCATGATCCTCCTCTTCTCTCTGTTGATCCCCTCCTCTGCTTCTTCTACAG GAACAAGCTCCATGAAGCCCAAATTGATCCCTTATTTTGATTCAACCCTTTCCCAAGCTGCATCCTTTATTGCTCACAGAGGCAGCACTGCAGTTCTTCACAG GTTCTTTCCTCCAAGGCCAGGGATAAACAAGATCCTTTGGTTTCTCTATGCTGACAATATCACAACTACTAAGTGCGGCTTCAAGGTTATGGCTGCATCTTCTTACTCTTTGCAGAGTGGTAAGGCCAAACCTCAACAACTTGCTGTCTATTCAAGCCCTCCACAAGTGTTTCTTGGATCTTTTGTTGAGCATCAAATGTATTGCCACCTTCTCTGCGGCCTAAGGAATCTCGAAGCAATCGATGCTATTCGAACCCCTTATGCTGTAGGATTGGTTAAGGCTTTTGGCCTTCTAGAGTCCAAATGGGAGCAGCTTTGTGATGACCTTGAATGTGGCTTTCCAAGTATTGAAAATTCAGATGTGGCAATGAGGGAACCTGTGATTAAAGCACTTGGAGGGCCTCAACCGGAATTGTCAAACAGAATAAGGTTGATCTGTGGAGGTAATAATGATAATTGGGGTGGTATTGTTTATAGATTGTGGCCAAATATTCGTTATATAAGGTGTGTTTGCACTGGAAGCATGATGCAGTATTATCCAAAGCTGAAGTATTATGCAGGAGAGGTACCTATTGTTGGAGGAGATTACTTTGCTTCTGAGTGCTGTGTTGGCATAAATTTAGACATAATGCAACCTCCTGAGACGACAAGATTCGTGATACTTCCAACGGCTGCATACTTTGAGTTTCTTCCATTTAACATGAATGAGGAGAGCAATGATGCTGCTGATGAAACAGTGGATCTTAGCAGGGTAGAGGTAGGGAAGATGTATGAAGTGGTTGTTACTACTTATAGAGGATTCTATCGCTATCGGTTAGGGGATGTAGTGAAAGTTGTTGGATTCTATAACAAATCTCCAGAAGTAGAATTTGTGATGAGAGCACCTAAAACTCATGCTGAGATTCTAACAGAGAAGGACTTGGTTTCAGCAATCGAAAACTTTCAACTTGCAGTAAGAGGTGCCATGATGAAAATAGAGATAGTTGAGTTTGCAAGTTTCTTGGACCAGGAATCACAGCCAAAGCAGTTGAAGGTGTTTGCAGAAGTTCAAGAGGaatctgatttcatggaggacaAACTAGAAGAGTCAACAATGATATTGAAAAGGTGTATTTCCTCACTTGAAAGTGGCTTTGGAGCTTTGTACAAGGTGGAGAAGGATAAGGGTCAAGTAGGGAACTTAGTGGTATTCATTCTAAGGCCTGGAGCATTTGATAAGTTATATGAAGTAGCCATTAGAAATGGAACACCAGCTAGTCAATATAAACCACCCAAGATTATAAGAAATCATGAAATTGTCACACTCTTGCAAAAATATAGTTTTGTGACATTGAATGATATTTAG
- the LOC112754770 gene encoding probable indole-3-acetic acid-amido synthetase GH3.6 isoform X1 codes for MAEEESIIEKVEEYTKNAGFHQLETLRSILQHNSKVQYLQPFISHLDVNTFRNMVPLSSYDDYVDYINQMAEHGKQHHDPPLLSVDPLLCFFYSSGTSSMKPKLIPYFDSTLSQAASFIAHRGSTAVLHRFFPPRPGINKILWFLYADNITTTKCGFKVMAASSYSLQSGKAKPQQLAVYSSPPQVFLGSFVEHQMYCHLLCGLRNLEAIDAIRTPYAVGLVKAFGLLESKWEQLCDDLECGFPSIENSDVAMREPVIKALGGPQPELSNRIRLICGGNNDNWGGIVYRLWPNIRYIRCVCTGSMMQYYPKLKYYAGEVPIVGGDYFASECCVGINLDIMQPPETTRFVILPTAAYFEFLPFNMNEESNDAADETVDLSRVEVGKMYEVVVTTYRGFYRYRLGDVVKVVGFYNKSPEVEFVMRAPKTHAEILTEKDLVSAIENFQLAVRGAMMKIEIVEFASFLDQESQPKQLKVFAEVQEESDFMEDKLEESTMILKRCISSLESGFGALYKVEKDKGQVGNLVVFILRPGAFDKLYEVAIRNGTPASQYKPPKIIRNHEIVTLLQKYSFVTLNDI; via the exons ATGGCAGAAGAGGAATCCATCATAGAGAAGGTGGAAGAGTACACCAAGAACGCAGGGTTTCACCAGTTGGAAACTCTACGCTCAATCCTTCAACACAATTCAAAAGTGCAATATCTCCAACCATTTATCTCTCATCTTGATGTGAATACTTTCAGGAATATGGTGCCTCTGTCTTCCTATGATGACTATGTTGACTACATCAATCAAATGGCAGAACATGGAAAACAACATCATGATCCTCCTCTTCTCTCTGTTGATCCCCTCCTCTGCTTCTTCTACAG CTCAGGAACAAGCTCCATGAAGCCCAAATTGATCCCTTATTTTGATTCAACCCTTTCCCAAGCTGCATCCTTTATTGCTCACAGAGGCAGCACTGCAGTTCTTCACAG GTTCTTTCCTCCAAGGCCAGGGATAAACAAGATCCTTTGGTTTCTCTATGCTGACAATATCACAACTACTAAGTGCGGCTTCAAGGTTATGGCTGCATCTTCTTACTCTTTGCAGAGTGGTAAGGCCAAACCTCAACAACTTGCTGTCTATTCAAGCCCTCCACAAGTGTTTCTTGGATCTTTTGTTGAGCATCAAATGTATTGCCACCTTCTCTGCGGCCTAAGGAATCTCGAAGCAATCGATGCTATTCGAACCCCTTATGCTGTAGGATTGGTTAAGGCTTTTGGCCTTCTAGAGTCCAAATGGGAGCAGCTTTGTGATGACCTTGAATGTGGCTTTCCAAGTATTGAAAATTCAGATGTGGCAATGAGGGAACCTGTGATTAAAGCACTTGGAGGGCCTCAACCGGAATTGTCAAACAGAATAAGGTTGATCTGTGGAGGTAATAATGATAATTGGGGTGGTATTGTTTATAGATTGTGGCCAAATATTCGTTATATAAGGTGTGTTTGCACTGGAAGCATGATGCAGTATTATCCAAAGCTGAAGTATTATGCAGGAGAGGTACCTATTGTTGGAGGAGATTACTTTGCTTCTGAGTGCTGTGTTGGCATAAATTTAGACATAATGCAACCTCCTGAGACGACAAGATTCGTGATACTTCCAACGGCTGCATACTTTGAGTTTCTTCCATTTAACATGAATGAGGAGAGCAATGATGCTGCTGATGAAACAGTGGATCTTAGCAGGGTAGAGGTAGGGAAGATGTATGAAGTGGTTGTTACTACTTATAGAGGATTCTATCGCTATCGGTTAGGGGATGTAGTGAAAGTTGTTGGATTCTATAACAAATCTCCAGAAGTAGAATTTGTGATGAGAGCACCTAAAACTCATGCTGAGATTCTAACAGAGAAGGACTTGGTTTCAGCAATCGAAAACTTTCAACTTGCAGTAAGAGGTGCCATGATGAAAATAGAGATAGTTGAGTTTGCAAGTTTCTTGGACCAGGAATCACAGCCAAAGCAGTTGAAGGTGTTTGCAGAAGTTCAAGAGGaatctgatttcatggaggacaAACTAGAAGAGTCAACAATGATATTGAAAAGGTGTATTTCCTCACTTGAAAGTGGCTTTGGAGCTTTGTACAAGGTGGAGAAGGATAAGGGTCAAGTAGGGAACTTAGTGGTATTCATTCTAAGGCCTGGAGCATTTGATAAGTTATATGAAGTAGCCATTAGAAATGGAACACCAGCTAGTCAATATAAACCACCCAAGATTATAAGAAATCATGAAATTGTCACACTCTTGCAAAAATATAGTTTTGTGACATTGAATGATATTTAG
- the LOC112754771 gene encoding uncharacterized protein, with translation MMKLLCRLCSHLRWSKRRRFRKSNRNKSTLTTSTCSSALVHPNKKPQKPIRVATFNAALFSMAPAVPTNNDEEQNARCDLKPKSILKHSPLHPITSVVPPPERQSKLRVSINLPDNEISLLRSRQSSFSEHEREGGGSSWRWRSVVMRQCNSFSGVEGNDVYGIKSRKTVLEVLRELDADVLALQDVKADEQNDMKPLSDLAKALGMNYVFADSWAPEYGNAVLSRWPIKRSNVQKLFDHTDFRNVLKATIDVPEAGEMNFYCTHLDHLDENWRMKQINAIIQSNNDEPHILAGGLNSLDESDYSQERWTDIVKYYEEIGKPTPKVEVMKYLKSKHYTDAKDYSGECESVVMIAKGQSVQGTCKYGTRVDYILSSSDSTYKFVAGSYLVLSSKGTSDHHIVKVDVVKENNSILNSSPLQEENNNVTKKQQRMKTQPSPSTCIWNKNTYGRDID, from the exons ATGATGAAGCTCCTCTGCCGTCTCTGTTCGCACCTCCGGTGGTCAAAACGGCGCCGTTTCCGCAAATCGAACCGAAACAAAAGCACCCTAACCACCAGCACTTGTTCATCAGCATTGGTTCACCCAAACAAGAAACCGCAGAAACCAATCCGCGTAGCAACCTTCAACGCCGCACTCTTCTCCATGGCACCAGCAGTCCCCACCAACAACGACGAAGAACAAAACGCGCGCTGTGATCTCAAACCCAAAAGCATTCTCAAGCACTCTCCTCTTCACCCAATAACTTCGGTTGTTCCACCACCGGAACGTCAATCGAAGCTGAGAGTTTCCATCAACCTACCAGATAACGAGATTTCGCTTCTGAGAAGCAGACAATCGAGCTTCTCGGAGCAcgagagagaaggaggaggatCTTCTTGGCGATGGAGAAGCGTGGTGATGAGACAGTGCAACAGCTTCTCCGGCGTGGAAGGGAATGATGTGTACGGAATAAAGAGCCGGAAGACGGTGCTGGAGGTTCTGAGGGAGTTGGACGCTGACGTTTTGGCTTTGCAGGATGTGAAGGCGGACGAACAAAACGACATGAAGCCATTGTCGGATTTGGCCAAAGCTTTGGGCATGAACTACGTCTTTGCTGATAGCTGGGCTCCTGAATACGGCAACGCCGTTTTGTCCAGGTGGCCCATCAAACGCTCCAACGTTCAGAAACTCTTCGACCACACCGATTTCAG GAATGTTCTGAAGGCCACCATCGATGTACCTGAAGCTGGTGAAATGAACTTTTACTGCACCCATCTTGATCATCTTGATGAGAATTGGAGGATGAAGCAGATTAATGCAATAATCCAGTCTAATAATGATGAGCCTCACATCTTAGCTGGAGGGCTTAACTCACTTGATGAATCAGATTACTCACAAGAAAGATGGACTGATATTGTTAAG taCTATGAAGAGATTGGAAAACCAACACCAAAGGTTGAAGTGATGAAATATCTAAAGAGTAAGCACTACACGGATGCTAAGGACTATTCAGGGGAATGTGAATCTGTAGTGATGATTGCCAAAGGACAAA GTGTGCAAGGGACATGTAAGTATGGAACAAGGGTAGATTACATATTATCCTCATCAGATTCAACATATAAGTTCGTAGCAGGGTCCTATCTTGTGCTTTCTTCCAAAGGGACTTCAGATCATCACATAGTCAAAGTTGATGTGGTTAAAGAAAATAATAGCATTCTAAACAGTAGTCCTCTTCAAGAAGAAAACAATAATGTAACAAAGAAGCAGCAGAGAATGAAAACACAGCCAAGTCCATCAACTTGTATATGGAACAAAAACACATACGGGAGAGATATTgattga